A stretch of Triticum aestivum cultivar Chinese Spring chromosome 1D, IWGSC CS RefSeq v2.1, whole genome shotgun sequence DNA encodes these proteins:
- the LOC123179820 gene encoding pollen-specific leucine-rich repeat extensin-like protein 3 isoform X2 has protein sequence MDHRGPLLPDGRRLAAALLLLLAACLSSARAVTSEEASYIAQRQLLAMSEAGVGEDGDLPADLESRPCLEFDGKAATANLTFPNDRLRRAYIGLQAWRKAFYSDPKNFTSDWVGADVCSYNGVVCAQAQDDAKATVVAGIDLNGADIAGYLPPELGLLTDLAFFHINTNRFCGIIPKSMSRLTILWEFDVSNNRFVGPFPYVCLEMPTLKYLDIRFNEFEGELPPALFDKPYDAIFVNSNRFVGPIPETIGNSTASVVVFANNKFVGCIPKSIGRMAKTLDEIIFLNNTLEGCMPLEIGMLTNTTVVDVSGNSLVGSLPKEISGCSKLEQLDVSRNVLTGIVHEAICELPMLVNFSYASNFFESESAPCMPSDKSEVNLDDANNCLGALRPAQKTTLQCAPVLARPVDCNKHVCAGPHPTTMPSPDRKQASPPALSPIIGPAMEIPTPAPAPAPAPEPAVLGPIVGPLPPKDEYAGAPPPPSSGWLPLTPERKKAPPPEEYAPPEEYTPPVKALPPQGPVKVVSPPAPEKVLPPPTPVKVLPPPAPEKVLPPPAPVKVLPPPAPEKVLPPPAPVKVLPPPAPEKVLPPPTPVKVLPPPAPVHSPPPPVKSPPPPAPVSSPPPPVKSPPPPAPVYSPPPPVKSPPPPAPVSSPPPPVKSPPPPAPVHSPPPPVKSPPPPAPVSSPPPPVKSPPPPAPKKSPPTETPVIPPKEKSMPPPTPAKSSPPPAEKYEPPEPVESSPPPVKSYPPKEPTPEKSLPPPVKSPSPPKPVSSPPPVPVKPPPAPVSSPPPAPVKVLPPPAPEKVLPPPVPAKAPPAPVGSPPPAPVKVLPPPASEKVLPPPVPVKPTPAPVSSPPPAPVKVLPPPAPEKVLPPPVPVKPPPAPVSSPPPTPVKVLPPPAPEKALPPPVSVKPPPALVSSPPPTPVKVLPPPAQEKVLPPPAPVKPPPVPVSSPPPPVKSPPPPAPVSSPPPPVKSPPPPAPVSSPPPPVKSPPPPAPVSSPPPPVKSPPPPAPVSSPPPAPVLLPPPAKSTPAPVKEEPQSPPAESLTPPKFDEFIMPPVVSAKYASPPPPQFQGY, from the exons ATGGATCACCGCGGGCCGCTGTTGCCCGATGGCCGCCGGCTGGCggccgcgctcctcctcctcctggcggccTGCCTctcgtctgcccgggccgtcaccAGCGAGGAGGCCTCCTACATCGCACAACGCCAGCTGCTCGCCATGAGCGAGGCCGGGGTGGGCGAGGACGGCGACCTCCCCGCGGACCTGGAGTCGAGGCCTTGCCTGGAGTTCGACGGCAAGGCCGCCACCGCCAACCTGACCTTCCCGAACGACCGCCTCCGCCGCGCCTACATCGGCCTCCAGGCCTGGCGCAAGGCCTTCTACTCCGACCCCAAGAACTTCACCAGCGACTGGGTGGGCGCCGACGTGTGCTCCTACAACGGCGTGGTCTGCGCGCAGGCGCAGGACGACGCCAAGGCCACCGTGGTCGCCGGGATCGACCTCAACGGCGCCGACATCGCCGGCTACCTCCCGCCGGAGCTCGGCCTGCTCACCGACCTCGCCTTCTTCCACATCAACACCAACCGCTTCTGCGGCATCATCCCCAAGAGCATGTCGCGCCTCACCATCCTCTGGGAGTTCGACGTCAGCAACAACCGCTTCGTCGGCCCCTTCCCCTACGTCTGCCTCGAGATGCCCACGCTCAAGTACCTCGACATCCGCTTCAACGAGTTCGAGGGCGAGCTGCCGCCCGCGCTCTTCGACAAGCCCTACGACGCCATCTTCGTCAACAGCAACCGCTTCGTCGGCCCCATCCCGGAGACCATCGGCAACTCCACCGCCTCCGTCGTCGTCTTCGCAAACAACAAGTTCGTCGGATGCATCCCCAAGAGCATCGGCCGCATGGCCAAGACGCTCGACGAGATCATCTTCCTCAACAACACCCTCGAGGGCTGCATGCCGCTCGAGATCGGCATGCTCACCAACACCACCGTCGTCGACGTCAGCGGCAACAGCCTCGTCGGCTCGCTGCCCAAGGAGATCTCCGGCTGCAGCAAGCTGGAGCAGCTCGACGTGTCCAGGAACGTTCTCACCGGCATCGTGCACGAGGCCATCTGCGAGCTCCCCATGCTCGTCAACTTCAGCTACGCATCCAACTTCTTCGAGTCTGAGTCCGCGCCCTGCATGCCCTCCGACAAATCCGAGGTCAACCTCGACGACGCCAACAACTGCCTCGGCGCGCTCCGCCCCGCGCAGAAGACCACGCTCCAGTGCGCGCCCGTGCTCGCGCGCCCCGTCGACTGCAACAAGCACGTGTGTGCCGGGCCGCACCCGACGACGATGCCCTCGCCGGACAGGAAGCAGGCATCACCGCCGGCGCTGTCCCCGATAATTGGGCCAGCAATGGAGATCCCGACGCCAGCACCagcacccgcacccgcacccgagCCGGCTGTTTTGGGCCCGATTGTTGGGCCACTTCCACCCAAGGATGAGTATGCTGGTGCTCCACCACCTCCCAGTTCTGGCTGGCTCCCGTTGACCCCTGAGCGCAAGAAGGCACCTCCGCCGGAAGAATACGCGCCTCCGGAAGAATACACGCCTCCGGTGAAGGCGCTTCCACCACAGGGACCAGTTAAGGTGGTTTCGCCACCCGCACCAGAGAAGGTTCTTCCACCACCGACACCCGTGAAGGTGCTTCCGCCACCCGCACCAGAGAAGGTGCTTCCACCACCGGCGCCCGTGAAGGTGCTTCCGCCGCCCGCACCAGAGAAGGTGCTTCCACCACCGGCGCCCGTGAAGGTGCTTCCGCCACCCGCACCAGAGAAGGTGCTTCCACCACCGACGCCCGTGAAGGTGCTTCCGCCACCCGCAC cggtgcactctcctccacccCCTGTGAAATCTCCTCCCCCGCCGGCTCCAGTGAGCTCTCCACCCCCTCCGGTGAAGTCTCCACCCCCACCAGCACCGGTCTACTCTCCACCACCACCGGTGAAGTCTCCTCCCCCACCCGCACCGGTGAGCTCTCCACCACCTCCAGTCAAGTCTCCTCCCCCACCCGCGCCAGTCCACTCTCCACCACCCCCGGTGAAATCTCCTCCCCCGCCTGCTCCAGTGAGCTCTCcaccacctcctgtgaaatctccTCCCCCACCTGCACCGAAGAAGTCTCCGCCAACGGAAACACCGGTGATCCCACCAAAAGAAAAGTCAATGCCACCACCAACTCCGGCGAAGTCGTCTCCTCCTCCGGCCGAGAAGTATGAACCACCAGAACCTGTTGAATCATCACCACCACCGGTGAAGTCATATCCGCCAAAAGAACCTACGCCTGAGAAGTCATTACCACCTCCGGTGAAGTCCCCATCACCGCCAAAACCAGTCAGCTCACCGCCACCGGTACCAGTGAAGCCCCCACCGGCTCCAGTGAGCTCACCACCACCGGCGCCAGTTAAGGTACTTCCACCACCCGCACCTGAGAAGGTGCTTCCACCAccagtgccggcgaaggctccaccGGCTCCAGTGGGCTCACCACCACCAGCACCGGTTAAGGTACTTCCACCACCCGCATCAGAGAAGGTGCTTCCACCACCGGTGCCGGTGAAGCCTACCCCGGCTCCAGTGAGCTCACCACCACCAGCACCAGTTAAGGTACTTCCACCACCCGCACCAGAGAAGGTGCTTCCACCACCGGTACCGGTGAAGCCTCCACCGGCTCCAGTAAGCTCACCACCACCAACACCGGTTAAGGTACTTCCACCACCCGCACCAGAGAAGGCGCTTCCACCACCGGTTTCCGTGAAGCCTCCACCGGCTCTAGTGAGCTCACCACCACCAACGCCAGTTAAGGTACTTCCACCACCCGCACAAGAGAAGGTGCTTCCACCACCAGCACCGGTGAAGCCTCCACCAGTTCCAGTGAGCTCACCCCCTCCCCCTGTGAAATCTCCACCACCACCCGCTCCAGTTAGCTCGCCACCACCTCCAGTCAAGTCTCCTCCTCCACCCGCACCGGTGAGCTCACCACCACCTCCGGTGAAATCGCCACCACCCCCCGCCCCAGTTAGCTCGCCGCCACCTCCAGTCAAGTCTCCTCCACCACCGGCACCTGTCAGCTCACCGCCACCGGCACCAGTGTTATTGCCTCCTCCAGCAAAATCCACCCCAGCACCGGTGAAAGAAGAGCCACAGTCACCTCCGGCGGAATCACTTACACCCCCGAAGTTCGACGAGTTCATCATGCCGCCGGTCGTGTCGGCAAAATACGCGTCACCACCACCACCCCAGTTCCAAGGATATTAA
- the LOC123179820 gene encoding pollen-specific leucine-rich repeat extensin-like protein 3 isoform X1: MDHRGPLLPDGRRLAAALLLLLAACLSSARAVTSEEASYIAQRQLLAMSEAGVGEDGDLPADLESRPCLEFDGKAATANLTFPNDRLRRAYIGLQAWRKAFYSDPKNFTSDWVGADVCSYNGVVCAQAQDDAKATVVAGIDLNGADIAGYLPPELGLLTDLAFFHINTNRFCGIIPKSMSRLTILWEFDVSNNRFVGPFPYVCLEMPTLKYLDIRFNEFEGELPPALFDKPYDAIFVNSNRFVGPIPETIGNSTASVVVFANNKFVGCIPKSIGRMAKTLDEIIFLNNTLEGCMPLEIGMLTNTTVVDVSGNSLVGSLPKEISGCSKLEQLDVSRNVLTGIVHEAICELPMLVNFSYASNFFESESAPCMPSDKSEVNLDDANNCLGALRPAQKTTLQCAPVLARPVDCNKHVCAGPHPTTMPSPDRKQASPPALSPIIGPAMEIPTPAPAPAPAPEPAVLGPIVGPLPPKDEYAGAPPPPSSGWLPLTPERKKAPPPEEYAPPEEYTPPVKALPPQGPVKVVSPPAPEKVLPPPTPVKVLPPPAPEKVLPPPAPVKVLPPPAPEKVLPPPAPVKVLPPPAPEKVLPPPTPVKVLPPPAPEKVLPPPTPVKVLPPPAPVHSPPPPVKSPPPPAPVSSPPPPVKSPPPPAPVYSPPPPVKSPPPPAPVSSPPPPVKSPPPPAPVHSPPPPVKSPPPPAPVSSPPPPVKSPPPPAPKKSPPTETPVIPPKEKSMPPPTPAKSSPPPAEKYEPPEPVESSPPPVKSYPPKEPTPEKSLPPPVKSPSPPKPVSSPPPVPVKPPPAPVSSPPPAPVKVLPPPAPEKVLPPPVPAKAPPAPVGSPPPAPVKVLPPPASEKVLPPPVPVKPTPAPVSSPPPAPVKVLPPPAPEKVLPPPVPVKPPPAPVSSPPPTPVKVLPPPAPEKALPPPVSVKPPPALVSSPPPTPVKVLPPPAQEKVLPPPAPVKPPPVPVSSPPPPVKSPPPPAPVSSPPPPVKSPPPPAPVSSPPPPVKSPPPPAPVSSPPPPVKSPPPPAPVSSPPPAPVLLPPPAKSTPAPVKEEPQSPPAESLTPPKFDEFIMPPVVSAKYASPPPPQFQGY, from the coding sequence ATGGATCACCGCGGGCCGCTGTTGCCCGATGGCCGCCGGCTGGCggccgcgctcctcctcctcctggcggccTGCCTctcgtctgcccgggccgtcaccAGCGAGGAGGCCTCCTACATCGCACAACGCCAGCTGCTCGCCATGAGCGAGGCCGGGGTGGGCGAGGACGGCGACCTCCCCGCGGACCTGGAGTCGAGGCCTTGCCTGGAGTTCGACGGCAAGGCCGCCACCGCCAACCTGACCTTCCCGAACGACCGCCTCCGCCGCGCCTACATCGGCCTCCAGGCCTGGCGCAAGGCCTTCTACTCCGACCCCAAGAACTTCACCAGCGACTGGGTGGGCGCCGACGTGTGCTCCTACAACGGCGTGGTCTGCGCGCAGGCGCAGGACGACGCCAAGGCCACCGTGGTCGCCGGGATCGACCTCAACGGCGCCGACATCGCCGGCTACCTCCCGCCGGAGCTCGGCCTGCTCACCGACCTCGCCTTCTTCCACATCAACACCAACCGCTTCTGCGGCATCATCCCCAAGAGCATGTCGCGCCTCACCATCCTCTGGGAGTTCGACGTCAGCAACAACCGCTTCGTCGGCCCCTTCCCCTACGTCTGCCTCGAGATGCCCACGCTCAAGTACCTCGACATCCGCTTCAACGAGTTCGAGGGCGAGCTGCCGCCCGCGCTCTTCGACAAGCCCTACGACGCCATCTTCGTCAACAGCAACCGCTTCGTCGGCCCCATCCCGGAGACCATCGGCAACTCCACCGCCTCCGTCGTCGTCTTCGCAAACAACAAGTTCGTCGGATGCATCCCCAAGAGCATCGGCCGCATGGCCAAGACGCTCGACGAGATCATCTTCCTCAACAACACCCTCGAGGGCTGCATGCCGCTCGAGATCGGCATGCTCACCAACACCACCGTCGTCGACGTCAGCGGCAACAGCCTCGTCGGCTCGCTGCCCAAGGAGATCTCCGGCTGCAGCAAGCTGGAGCAGCTCGACGTGTCCAGGAACGTTCTCACCGGCATCGTGCACGAGGCCATCTGCGAGCTCCCCATGCTCGTCAACTTCAGCTACGCATCCAACTTCTTCGAGTCTGAGTCCGCGCCCTGCATGCCCTCCGACAAATCCGAGGTCAACCTCGACGACGCCAACAACTGCCTCGGCGCGCTCCGCCCCGCGCAGAAGACCACGCTCCAGTGCGCGCCCGTGCTCGCGCGCCCCGTCGACTGCAACAAGCACGTGTGTGCCGGGCCGCACCCGACGACGATGCCCTCGCCGGACAGGAAGCAGGCATCACCGCCGGCGCTGTCCCCGATAATTGGGCCAGCAATGGAGATCCCGACGCCAGCACCagcacccgcacccgcacccgagCCGGCTGTTTTGGGCCCGATTGTTGGGCCACTTCCACCCAAGGATGAGTATGCTGGTGCTCCACCACCTCCCAGTTCTGGCTGGCTCCCGTTGACCCCTGAGCGCAAGAAGGCACCTCCGCCGGAAGAATACGCGCCTCCGGAAGAATACACGCCTCCGGTGAAGGCGCTTCCACCACAGGGACCAGTTAAGGTGGTTTCGCCACCCGCACCAGAGAAGGTTCTTCCACCACCGACACCCGTGAAGGTGCTTCCGCCACCCGCACCAGAGAAGGTGCTTCCACCACCGGCGCCCGTGAAGGTGCTTCCGCCGCCCGCACCAGAGAAGGTGCTTCCACCACCGGCGCCCGTGAAGGTGCTTCCGCCACCCGCACCAGAGAAGGTGCTTCCACCACCGACGCCCGTGAAGGTGCTTCCGCCACCCGCACCAGAGAAGGTGCTTCCACCACCGACGCCCGTGAAGGTGCTTCCGCCACCCGCAccggtgcactctcctccacccCCTGTGAAATCTCCTCCCCCGCCGGCTCCAGTGAGCTCTCCACCCCCTCCGGTGAAGTCTCCACCCCCACCAGCACCGGTCTACTCTCCACCACCACCGGTGAAGTCTCCTCCCCCACCCGCACCGGTGAGCTCTCCACCACCTCCAGTCAAGTCTCCTCCCCCACCCGCGCCAGTCCACTCTCCACCACCCCCGGTGAAATCTCCTCCCCCGCCTGCTCCAGTGAGCTCTCcaccacctcctgtgaaatctccTCCCCCACCTGCACCGAAGAAGTCTCCGCCAACGGAAACACCGGTGATCCCACCAAAAGAAAAGTCAATGCCACCACCAACTCCGGCGAAGTCGTCTCCTCCTCCGGCCGAGAAGTATGAACCACCAGAACCTGTTGAATCATCACCACCACCGGTGAAGTCATATCCGCCAAAAGAACCTACGCCTGAGAAGTCATTACCACCTCCGGTGAAGTCCCCATCACCGCCAAAACCAGTCAGCTCACCGCCACCGGTACCAGTGAAGCCCCCACCGGCTCCAGTGAGCTCACCACCACCGGCGCCAGTTAAGGTACTTCCACCACCCGCACCTGAGAAGGTGCTTCCACCAccagtgccggcgaaggctccaccGGCTCCAGTGGGCTCACCACCACCAGCACCGGTTAAGGTACTTCCACCACCCGCATCAGAGAAGGTGCTTCCACCACCGGTGCCGGTGAAGCCTACCCCGGCTCCAGTGAGCTCACCACCACCAGCACCAGTTAAGGTACTTCCACCACCCGCACCAGAGAAGGTGCTTCCACCACCGGTACCGGTGAAGCCTCCACCGGCTCCAGTAAGCTCACCACCACCAACACCGGTTAAGGTACTTCCACCACCCGCACCAGAGAAGGCGCTTCCACCACCGGTTTCCGTGAAGCCTCCACCGGCTCTAGTGAGCTCACCACCACCAACGCCAGTTAAGGTACTTCCACCACCCGCACAAGAGAAGGTGCTTCCACCACCAGCACCGGTGAAGCCTCCACCAGTTCCAGTGAGCTCACCCCCTCCCCCTGTGAAATCTCCACCACCACCCGCTCCAGTTAGCTCGCCACCACCTCCAGTCAAGTCTCCTCCTCCACCCGCACCGGTGAGCTCACCACCACCTCCGGTGAAATCGCCACCACCCCCCGCCCCAGTTAGCTCGCCGCCACCTCCAGTCAAGTCTCCTCCACCACCGGCACCTGTCAGCTCACCGCCACCGGCACCAGTGTTATTGCCTCCTCCAGCAAAATCCACCCCAGCACCGGTGAAAGAAGAGCCACAGTCACCTCCGGCGGAATCACTTACACCCCCGAAGTTCGACGAGTTCATCATGCCGCCGGTCGTGTCGGCAAAATACGCGTCACCACCACCACCCCAGTTCCAAGGATATTAA